In Flavobacterium sp. N3904, one DNA window encodes the following:
- a CDS encoding CPBP family intramembrane glutamic endopeptidase has translation MMKQDFRNTIFNVLAILFVVVFPHFVPLPFYSYAIVCLGVVVLMLRKKNKTLRDLGLKQKGISFQTFAVGMVSAVIWVAFMRWVYLPVISYFFTVPDYTEYNFIQNHLSNLIITTIAAWVIGGFYEEIIFRGFIQKTIQNWFKSNHAFLFSGLITSVLFGLYHFQQGFLGVISATLSGLFWTFLLKRFGKNLWYPIISHAIFDTITLTLIYLGWFGK, from the coding sequence ATGATGAAACAGGATTTTAGAAATACAATCTTTAATGTTTTAGCAATACTTTTTGTGGTTGTTTTTCCACATTTTGTCCCATTGCCTTTTTACTCCTATGCAATAGTTTGCTTGGGGGTCGTTGTACTTATGCTGCGCAAAAAAAACAAAACACTTAGGGATTTAGGATTAAAACAAAAAGGCATTTCGTTTCAAACTTTCGCTGTAGGAATGGTATCAGCGGTAATTTGGGTTGCCTTTATGAGATGGGTTTATCTCCCGGTGATCTCCTACTTTTTTACCGTTCCCGATTATACCGAATATAATTTTATACAAAACCACTTATCAAACCTTATCATTACCACAATCGCGGCCTGGGTAATTGGCGGTTTTTATGAAGAAATCATTTTTAGAGGTTTTATTCAAAAAACCATCCAAAATTGGTTCAAAAGCAATCATGCATTTTTATTTTCGGGACTGATAACAAGCGTACTATTCGGACTCTATCATTTTCAGCAAGGGTTTTTAGGTGTTATTTCAGCTACTTTGAGTGGCCTCTTTTGGACTTTTTTATTGAAACGGTTTGGCAAAAATCTGTGGTACCCCATTATTTCCCATGCAATTTTTGACACCATAACTTTGACTCTTATTTATCTAGGATGGTTTGGTAAATAG
- a CDS encoding DUF4494 domain-containing protein, translating into MSTIWYECKVKYRKTDETGGQKVTTEPYLVDALSYTEAESRINEEMSAYISEEFKITNIKVANYAEIHPFENADRWFKSKVSLMAYDEESGKERRSNMYLLVQANDVKEAFDNTTHVMSTTMGEYSIPAIMESPIMDVFPYFSGEEGETEQLERFNALKASKTATVEVEDTMEFDPEYVAETV; encoded by the coding sequence ATGAGCACAATTTGGTACGAATGCAAAGTAAAATATAGAAAAACGGATGAAACGGGTGGACAAAAGGTTACGACAGAACCTTATTTGGTAGATGCTTTGTCTTATACAGAAGCCGAGAGCAGAATCAATGAAGAGATGTCTGCTTACATTAGTGAAGAGTTTAAAATTACGAACATAAAAGTGGCCAATTATGCCGAGATTCACCCTTTTGAGAATGCCGATCGTTGGTTTAAATCGAAAGTTTCGTTGATGGCGTATGACGAGGAAAGTGGGAAAGAGCGTCGCTCAAACATGTATCTTCTGGTACAGGCCAATGATGTAAAAGAAGCTTTTGACAACACCACCCATGTTATGAGTACTACGATGGGAGAATACAGTATTCCCGCTATTATGGAATCGCCAATTATGGATGTTTTTCCTTATTTCAGTGGGGAAGAAGGTGAAACAGAACAATTGGAACGATTCAATGCGCTAAAAGCTTCAAAAACTGCCACAGTTGAGGTAGAGGATACTATGGAGTTTGATCCCGAGTATGTAGCCGAAACCGTTTAG
- a CDS encoding acyl-CoA thioesterase, protein MATFSKQLSFRWSDLDPNFHLRHSAYYDFGAQHRVEILAQLGLTLKVMQKEHVGPILFREECVFRKEINLSDEITMQTKLSKMKADASRWSIVHEFYREEVLCAVITVDGAWMDTKLRKLASPTPQIVVDALSTFPKTADFIAL, encoded by the coding sequence ATGGCTACATTTAGCAAACAACTTTCTTTTCGTTGGTCTGATTTAGACCCCAATTTTCACTTGCGTCACAGTGCGTATTATGATTTTGGAGCACAACACCGTGTGGAGATTCTAGCACAATTGGGATTGACCCTGAAAGTGATGCAAAAAGAACATGTTGGTCCGATATTATTTAGGGAAGAATGTGTTTTCAGAAAAGAAATCAATCTCTCTGACGAAATTACCATGCAAACCAAACTATCCAAGATGAAAGCGGATGCTTCGCGCTGGTCTATTGTACATGAGTTTTACAGAGAAGAGGTATTGTGCGCCGTGATCACTGTTGATGGGGCTTGGATGGATACCAAACTTAGAAAACTAGCTAGTCCTACTCCACAAATTGTTGTTGATGCGTTGAGCACTTTTCCTAAAACAGCCGATTTTATTGCCTTATAA
- a CDS encoding DUF1398 domain-containing protein, whose product MFTIAQIKEAHSRVQSGADFPIYIQELIVLGVQGYDTFVNDGHVEYFGADNFRAVATDTYANIIIAPFANKERFIEFLIMHQDGQTNYLTFCNHAGQCGIAKWSVNIIEMTCTYTDQSGAAILIEKIPG is encoded by the coding sequence ATGTTTACCATTGCTCAAATAAAAGAAGCCCATTCTAGAGTTCAATCTGGAGCCGACTTCCCTATTTATATTCAGGAATTAATTGTATTAGGAGTTCAAGGCTACGATACCTTTGTCAATGACGGTCATGTAGAATATTTTGGTGCCGATAATTTTCGAGCGGTAGCAACTGACACCTATGCCAACATCATTATTGCTCCGTTTGCCAACAAGGAACGATTCATCGAATTTCTGATAATGCACCAAGACGGACAAACCAATTACCTCACTTTTTGCAATCATGCCGGACAATGTGGTATTGCCAAATGGAGCGTGAATATTATAGAAATGACCTGCACATATACCGATCAATCGGGTGCTGCCATTTTGATTGAAAAAATCCCAGGCTAG
- a CDS encoding VOC family protein, with the protein MKKIKLLALFLLLTHLIQAQKSNSFDLTFNHAALSVKDVNISAAFYKDVLNLKEITNRTKMEGIRWFSLGDNKELHLVSTVKENVTINKAVHLALTTSNFDDFIITLDKFKIMYSDWPGTAHKINIRADGIKQVYFQDPDGYWIEVNSVAQK; encoded by the coding sequence ATGAAAAAAATAAAACTTTTAGCATTATTTCTTTTGCTTACTCACCTGATTCAAGCCCAAAAAAGCAACTCGTTTGATTTGACTTTTAATCATGCTGCCTTATCTGTAAAAGACGTTAACATTTCGGCTGCTTTTTACAAGGACGTACTGAACTTAAAGGAAATTACAAACAGAACCAAAATGGAGGGCATTCGATGGTTTTCTTTAGGAGATAACAAAGAATTGCATCTAGTATCCACTGTAAAAGAAAACGTTACCATCAATAAAGCGGTACACCTTGCTCTTACTACATCTAATTTTGACGATTTTATAATCACTCTGGACAAATTTAAAATCATGTATTCTGATTGGCCTGGAACAGCGCATAAAATAAACATTAGAGCGGATGGTATTAAGCAGGTGTATTTTCAGGATCCAGACGGCTATTGGATTGAAGTGAATAGCGTTGCACAAAAATAA
- the katG gene encoding catalase/peroxidase HPI, whose protein sequence is MENNENHNEAFDVNAEGANKCPFSGAGSKKTAGFGTRNNDWWPNQLKLGILRQHSSLSNPMGAEFDYAEAFKSLDLAAVKKDLFDLMTDSQDWWPADYGHYGPFFIRMAWHSAGTYRIADGRGGAGFGTQRFEPLNSWPDNVNLDKARLLLWPIKQKYGKKISWADLLILTGNCALESMGFKTFGFAGGRADVWEPAEDIYWGSEGKWLDDNRYSGNRELENPLAAVQMGLIYVNPEGPNGNPDPAASALDIRETFKRMAMNDEETVALTAGGHTFGKTHGAADPNVYVGPEPAAAGIEEQGLGWKNTFGTGNGEYTISSGLEGAWTTTPNKWSNNYFENLFKFEWELSKSPAGAHQWKPKDGAGAGTVPDAHSPAKSHAPTMLTADLALRADPIYEKISRHYHENPDVFADAFARAWFKLTHRDMGPITRYLGPEVPNEELIWQDPIPAVTHQLIDYNDINDLKTKIQASGLSVSQLVSIAWASASTFRGSDKRGGANGARIRLAPQKDWKVNNPAQLSTVLATLEGIQSAFNSAQSGGKQVSLADLIVLAGGVGIEKAAQQAGQNITVPFTPGRADTTQEKTDVESFAVLEPEADGFRNYMKTQYTVSAEEMLVDKAQLLTLTAPEMTVLVGGLRVLNANFDQSRHGVFTNRPETLTNDFFVNLLDYATTWKASSESKELFEGRDRKTGALKWIGTRVDLIFGSNSELRAIAEVYGCADSQEKFIKDFVATWNKVMNLDRFDLN, encoded by the coding sequence ATGGAAAATAATGAAAATCACAACGAAGCATTTGATGTCAATGCTGAAGGGGCAAACAAATGTCCATTCTCAGGAGCTGGCTCAAAGAAAACTGCAGGATTTGGCACAAGAAACAATGACTGGTGGCCGAATCAGTTGAAACTAGGGATTCTTCGCCAGCACTCTTCACTGTCAAACCCAATGGGAGCGGAGTTTGACTATGCCGAAGCTTTCAAGAGTCTTGACCTCGCAGCCGTAAAGAAAGATCTTTTCGATTTAATGACTGATTCCCAAGATTGGTGGCCAGCAGATTATGGTCACTATGGACCGTTTTTCATTCGGATGGCATGGCACAGCGCTGGTACGTATCGTATTGCGGACGGACGTGGAGGAGCAGGTTTTGGAACCCAACGATTTGAACCATTAAACAGTTGGCCGGACAATGTGAATTTGGACAAGGCTCGGTTGTTGTTATGGCCAATTAAACAAAAATATGGAAAGAAAATTTCTTGGGCTGACTTATTGATTCTTACAGGAAACTGTGCATTGGAGTCTATGGGTTTTAAGACTTTTGGTTTCGCTGGTGGTCGTGCCGATGTTTGGGAACCTGCAGAAGATATTTATTGGGGATCCGAAGGGAAATGGTTGGACGACAACCGTTATTCGGGTAATCGTGAATTAGAGAATCCTTTGGCTGCCGTACAGATGGGGCTTATTTATGTAAATCCAGAAGGTCCTAACGGTAATCCTGACCCAGCTGCATCAGCTCTTGACATTCGGGAGACTTTCAAGCGTATGGCGATGAATGATGAAGAAACCGTTGCACTTACTGCAGGTGGACACACTTTTGGTAAAACTCACGGTGCTGCCGATCCGAACGTATATGTAGGCCCAGAACCTGCAGCTGCTGGAATTGAGGAGCAAGGTCTTGGATGGAAAAATACTTTTGGTACCGGAAATGGCGAATATACCATTAGTAGCGGTCTTGAAGGCGCTTGGACAACTACACCAAACAAGTGGAGCAATAATTATTTTGAAAACCTATTTAAATTCGAATGGGAATTATCTAAAAGTCCAGCTGGAGCACATCAGTGGAAACCCAAAGATGGAGCAGGAGCAGGTACTGTACCAGATGCCCACAGCCCGGCAAAAAGTCACGCACCGACTATGCTTACCGCTGATCTTGCCTTGAGAGCAGATCCTATTTATGAGAAAATTTCAAGACACTATCACGAAAATCCTGATGTCTTCGCCGATGCTTTTGCTCGTGCTTGGTTCAAATTGACGCATCGTGATATGGGACCTATCACACGTTATCTAGGTCCAGAAGTGCCTAACGAAGAACTGATTTGGCAAGATCCTATTCCTGCAGTGACACATCAGTTAATAGATTATAATGATATTAATGACTTGAAAACTAAAATTCAGGCTTCAGGATTGTCTGTATCTCAACTGGTATCTATAGCTTGGGCTTCTGCATCAACATTCCGTGGGTCAGATAAACGTGGCGGTGCCAATGGTGCTCGTATCCGTCTTGCTCCCCAAAAAGATTGGAAAGTGAATAATCCGGCTCAACTTTCGACAGTATTAGCAACTCTTGAAGGAATTCAATCCGCTTTCAATAGTGCTCAATCTGGAGGAAAGCAAGTATCGCTGGCTGACTTAATAGTTCTGGCTGGAGGTGTAGGAATAGAGAAAGCAGCTCAACAAGCGGGGCAAAATATTACCGTACCTTTTACACCGGGCAGAGCAGATACTACACAGGAAAAAACAGACGTGGAATCTTTCGCCGTTCTAGAACCAGAGGCTGATGGATTTCGCAATTATATGAAAACCCAATACACGGTTTCGGCAGAGGAAATGTTGGTGGACAAGGCACAGCTTTTGACACTTACAGCTCCCGAAATGACAGTACTCGTAGGTGGTTTGCGTGTTCTTAATGCAAACTTCGATCAGTCTAGACATGGAGTATTTACAAACCGTCCAGAGACATTGACAAATGATTTCTTTGTTAATTTACTAGATTATGCCACAACATGGAAAGCGTCTTCGGAATCTAAAGAATTATTTGAAGGACGTGATCGCAAGACAGGTGCATTGAAGTGGATAGGAACTCGTGTAGATCTTATCTTTGGTTCCAACTCTGAACTTCGCGCTATCGCTGAGGTGTATGGATGTGCAGATTCGCAAGAGAAATTCATAAAAGACTTTGTAGCCACTTGGAACAAAGTGATGAACTTGGATCGTTTCGATTTAAATTAA
- a CDS encoding iron chaperone produces the protein MKTDIKTVDEYIATFPKDIQILLKNVRETIRNKAPESIESISYGMPAYKTYGKPLVYFAGYKKHIGFYATPTGHSEFANELSNYKQGKGSVQFPVDHPIPYWLIEHIVVFRVKENEQKFKK, from the coding sequence ATGAAAACTGACATTAAAACCGTTGACGAATACATCGCAACTTTCCCAAAAGACATTCAAATTCTTTTGAAAAATGTTCGCGAGACAATTAGAAACAAAGCCCCTGAATCCATTGAAAGCATTTCCTATGGGATGCCGGCATACAAGACATACGGGAAACCATTGGTGTATTTTGCAGGCTATAAAAAACATATAGGATTTTATGCCACACCAACAGGACATAGCGAGTTTGCCAATGAACTGTCGAATTACAAACAAGGTAAAGGTTCGGTTCAGTTTCCTGTTGATCACCCCATTCCTTACTGGCTGATAGAGCATATCGTTGTATTTAGAGTGAAAGAAAATGAACAGAAATTTAAAAAATAA
- a CDS encoding glyoxalase gives MEHKAKSIRPFIGSKDFGISRRFYQDLCFKEIILAPNFSYFETEGIGFYLQDYYAKDWVDNTMLFLEVEDVNRYWKALLELNLTDKYKDIKLVPVREMDWGKECFIHDPSGILWHIGEFYK, from the coding sequence ATGGAGCATAAAGCCAAATCAATCAGACCATTTATCGGTTCCAAAGACTTTGGAATTTCACGACGTTTTTATCAAGACTTGTGTTTTAAGGAAATTATTTTGGCACCTAATTTTTCTTATTTCGAAACCGAAGGAATTGGGTTTTATCTACAAGATTACTATGCCAAAGATTGGGTAGATAACACTATGCTTTTTCTAGAAGTCGAAGATGTCAATCGGTATTGGAAAGCACTTTTGGAGTTAAACTTGACCGACAAATATAAAGACATAAAATTAGTTCCTGTCCGAGAAATGGATTGGGGCAAAGAGTGTTTTATTCATGATCCCTCTGGAATTCTTTGGCATATTGGGGAGTTTTATAAATAA
- the nirB gene encoding nitrite reductase large subunit NirB translates to MINVIVVGNGMVGYKFCEKFISKSGQEKYQITVFGEEPRRAYDRVHLSEYFAGKTADDLSLSTTSWYEENNIILNTAELVLKIDTANKTVSTHLDKTHAYDYLVLATGSSAFVPPIKGVEKEGVFVYRTIEDLDAIMGYAKKIRANGATEAAVLGGGLLGLEAAKAVRDLGLNAHVVEFAPRLMPRQLDQAASNMLQSKIEELNIGIHLNKATQYIDGEESIKGMMFANDDLLKVDMLVISAGIKPRDELARVSGLVVGERGGVVVNNQMLTSDPYIYAIGEVALYTGMIYGLVAPGYEMADVAAEQILNGDKTMRETIDMSTQLKLIGVEVASFGDPFIENENVTAIVYENKFSGIYKRINVTKDGKKLLGGILVGDSSDYNGLFQIYANALALPSNPEDLILGSRGGEGSTLGSAADLPDTAVICSCENVTKGALCCSIIDGTASTFGDVVKLTKATTGCGGCKPMVVDIVKATQKSLGKEIKDTICEHFQYTRQELFDIVKINKYTNYYEVIDYHGNGDGCEVCKPVIASIFSSIYNDTANKHVTTQDTNDRFLANIQRNGTYSVVPRVAGGEITAEKLIAIGEVAKQFDLYTKITGAQRVDLFGAHLDDLPKIWKILIDNGFESGHAYGKSLRAVKSCVGNAWCRYGMDDSAGFAIELEDRYKGIRAPHKIKGGVSACIRECAEARGKDFGLIAVEGGWNLYICGNGGANPKHAVLLAEQIDKATVIKYLDRFLMYYIRTAGPLVRTATWLDKLEGGMDYLKEVIIFDRLGICETLETEMQSLVGTFECEWKQVLEKPRLMKRFNHFVNTDEKDDNIEFVPLREQKMPRPW, encoded by the coding sequence ATGATTAATGTGATAGTAGTCGGAAACGGCATGGTAGGTTATAAATTTTGCGAGAAATTCATTTCGAAATCTGGGCAAGAAAAATATCAAATTACCGTATTTGGAGAAGAACCAAGACGCGCGTACGACCGAGTTCACCTCAGTGAATACTTTGCAGGAAAGACCGCCGATGACTTATCACTATCCACCACATCATGGTATGAAGAGAATAATATCATATTAAACACGGCTGAATTAGTTTTAAAAATTGACACTGCAAACAAAACCGTAAGTACGCACTTAGACAAAACGCATGCGTATGATTACTTAGTTTTGGCTACGGGATCTTCTGCTTTTGTTCCTCCAATCAAAGGAGTCGAAAAAGAAGGTGTTTTTGTATACCGAACCATAGAGGATTTGGATGCCATTATGGGTTACGCCAAAAAAATAAGAGCCAACGGTGCTACCGAAGCTGCCGTTCTTGGTGGTGGTTTGTTGGGACTTGAGGCAGCCAAAGCGGTTCGTGATTTGGGTCTTAATGCTCACGTGGTGGAATTTGCCCCTCGCTTGATGCCAAGACAATTGGATCAAGCAGCAAGCAACATGCTTCAATCCAAAATAGAAGAATTGAATATCGGAATCCATCTCAATAAAGCAACACAATATATCGATGGTGAAGAAAGTATAAAGGGAATGATGTTTGCCAATGATGACTTGTTGAAGGTTGATATGTTGGTTATATCGGCAGGAATTAAACCGCGTGACGAACTCGCTAGAGTTTCAGGATTAGTTGTCGGAGAACGTGGTGGCGTAGTTGTGAACAATCAAATGCTAACATCAGACCCTTACATTTATGCCATAGGCGAAGTGGCCTTGTATACCGGTATGATTTACGGACTTGTGGCTCCTGGCTACGAAATGGCCGATGTCGCTGCCGAACAAATCTTGAATGGGGATAAAACGATGAGAGAAACCATCGATATGTCTACTCAATTGAAATTAATTGGAGTTGAAGTGGCGAGTTTTGGTGATCCTTTTATCGAAAATGAAAATGTGACCGCCATTGTTTACGAAAACAAATTTAGCGGCATTTACAAAAGAATCAATGTCACCAAAGACGGAAAAAAACTCTTGGGAGGAATTCTTGTTGGCGATTCATCGGATTACAATGGGTTGTTCCAAATTTATGCCAATGCACTCGCCTTGCCTTCAAATCCAGAAGATTTAATTTTAGGTTCTCGCGGTGGAGAAGGATCAACTTTGGGTAGCGCAGCCGATTTGCCAGACACTGCTGTAATTTGTTCTTGTGAAAACGTAACCAAAGGTGCTCTTTGTTGCTCGATTATTGATGGAACAGCAAGTACTTTTGGCGATGTGGTAAAACTGACCAAAGCCACAACAGGATGTGGTGGTTGTAAACCAATGGTAGTTGACATTGTAAAAGCCACTCAAAAATCACTCGGGAAAGAAATCAAAGACACCATCTGCGAGCACTTTCAGTATACCAGACAAGAATTATTTGATATTGTAAAAATCAATAAATACACCAATTATTACGAAGTAATCGATTATCACGGAAATGGCGATGGTTGCGAAGTATGTAAGCCAGTTATAGCTTCTATTTTTTCCAGTATATACAACGACACAGCCAACAAACACGTTACAACACAAGATACCAATGACCGATTCTTGGCCAATATTCAAAGAAACGGAACATACTCGGTAGTCCCAAGAGTTGCCGGTGGAGAAATCACAGCCGAAAAATTAATCGCAATTGGTGAAGTGGCCAAACAATTTGATTTATATACTAAAATCACAGGGGCGCAACGTGTGGATTTATTTGGTGCTCACTTAGACGATTTACCTAAAATCTGGAAAATATTAATCGACAATGGTTTTGAAAGCGGTCACGCTTACGGAAAATCATTGAGAGCTGTAAAAAGCTGTGTGGGTAACGCTTGGTGCCGCTACGGAATGGACGATAGCGCTGGTTTTGCCATCGAACTGGAAGATCGTTACAAAGGGATTCGCGCGCCTCACAAAATAAAAGGCGGTGTTTCGGCTTGTATCCGTGAATGTGCAGAAGCTCGAGGAAAAGATTTTGGTTTGATTGCGGTAGAAGGTGGTTGGAATCTTTACATCTGTGGAAACGGTGGAGCCAATCCAAAACATGCTGTTTTATTGGCCGAACAAATCGACAAAGCAACTGTTATCAAATATTTAGACCGTTTCTTGATGTATTACATTCGTACTGCTGGACCATTGGTACGAACTGCCACTTGGTTGGATAAACTAGAAGGCGGAATGGATTACCTGAAAGAAGTCATCATCTTTGACCGATTGGGTATCTGTGAAACACTAGAAACTGAGATGCAATCTCTAGTAGGCACTTTTGAATGTGAATGGAAACAAGTATTGGAAAAACCAAGATTAATGAAACGTTTCAACCACTTTGTCAACACAGATGAGAAAGATGATAACATTGAATTTGTCCCTTTAAGAGAACAAAAAATGCCAAGACCTTGGTAA
- the nirD gene encoding nitrite reductase small subunit NirD, with product MEELLNQYETVNVSAVKIWFKAGTIKDFPSNRGGCIKYRNKQIAIFNFERRNEWYACQNACPHKMEMVLSRGMTGSADGVPKIACPMHKKTFSLVDGSNLNGDDYKIATYPVKIEGDEVFVGFLE from the coding sequence ATGGAAGAACTATTAAACCAATACGAAACCGTAAACGTAAGCGCAGTAAAAATTTGGTTCAAAGCAGGAACCATAAAAGATTTTCCAAGCAATAGAGGCGGTTGCATCAAATACAGAAACAAGCAAATTGCTATTTTTAACTTCGAAAGGCGAAACGAATGGTACGCTTGCCAAAATGCATGCCCGCACAAAATGGAAATGGTTTTATCAAGAGGAATGACAGGATCTGCAGATGGAGTTCCAAAAATTGCCTGTCCGATGCACAAAAAAACATTTTCATTGGTCGATGGATCCAATCTAAACGGTGATGATTATAAAATTGCAACTTATCCCGTAAAAATTGAAGGAGATGAAGTATTCGTTGGCTTTTTAGAATAA
- a CDS encoding DUF4202 domain-containing protein, producing MKTIPFLNASAWIDAENEADPNNEIYQDITYPKELLYSDRMYERLMTFQPSASEAVQIAAKAQHICRWKMPRETYPMDRVGYLKWREDLKKFHAKTTAEILKKAGYEDTFIDRVSFLIEKKLLKKDEETQLLEDVICLVFLEFYFDAFASKHDAEKMKNIILKTWNKMSDKGHQEALKINFTPENLQLIKDALGL from the coding sequence ATGAAAACAATACCTTTTTTAAACGCCAGCGCGTGGATTGATGCCGAAAACGAAGCCGATCCAAACAACGAAATATACCAAGACATAACGTATCCGAAAGAATTATTATATTCGGATAGAATGTATGAAAGATTAATGACCTTTCAACCTTCTGCTTCAGAAGCTGTACAAATAGCAGCCAAGGCACAACACATTTGCCGCTGGAAAATGCCAAGAGAAACGTATCCAATGGATCGTGTGGGTTATTTGAAATGGAGAGAGGATTTAAAAAAATTCCACGCCAAAACCACTGCCGAAATCTTGAAAAAAGCAGGTTATGAAGACACCTTTATAGATCGAGTTTCTTTCCTTATTGAAAAAAAATTACTCAAAAAAGACGAAGAAACCCAGCTTTTGGAAGATGTTATCTGTTTAGTATTTTTAGAATTTTATTTTGATGCTTTTGCCAGCAAACATGATGCCGAAAAAATGAAAAACATTATTTTAAAAACTTGGAATAAAATGTCGGATAAAGGGCATCAGGAAGCTTTAAAAATAAACTTCACTCCAGAAAATCTTCAATTGATAAAAGACGCTTTGGGATTGTAA